Proteins encoded within one genomic window of Ranitomeya variabilis isolate aRanVar5 chromosome 4, aRanVar5.hap1, whole genome shotgun sequence:
- the LOC143770442 gene encoding cell adhesion molecule CEACAM1-like — translation MAGGAALLCALLLLALTGTGVAIPVYSSSSSNFLVGENISLYISYTYTSDASISWFKDDVLLVKWDKNGFTAAPTIQDRLEIIGNGSLVITNSSKNDTGNYTVSVESFTDKTSTLTFPVKIYDPVTNVTVVQSPVAAAEGTPVVNLSCSAVSDEVNYTWTREGASLPGSGGSYGTLDNGRTLQINAPNRTHNGNYSCNVSNPVQWKTATWTLNISYSDRPLPLSAGAIAGIVIGSVAGALLLIALIVIVIFCIRKRRKGKIEKNPGDLHKDALRTVSGATLSPDDPAYFTMNNIMYRNSSISMGSYIMNSGDNTSEYLRNPSPNPPPSGPKVKHATQV, via the exons ATGGCCGGCGGGGCCGCCCTGCTCTGCGCCCTGCTCCTGCTGGCACTCACTG GTACAGGAGTGGCTATACCGGTGTATTCCAGTTCCTCCAGCAATTTCCTGGTTGGGGAAAACATCAGTTTGTACATCTCTTACACATATACTTCAGACGCCTCGATCAGCTGGTTTAAAGATGACGTCCTGCTGGTGAAATGGGATAAAAACGGTTTTACTGCAGCTCCCACAATCCAAGATCGACTGGAAATCATTGGGAACGGATCCCTGGTCATAACGAACAGCAGCAAGAATGACACCGGAAATTACACGGTCAGCGTGGAGTCATTCACAGATAAGACCAGCACGCTGACGTTCCCTGTGAAAATCTACG ATCCGGTGACAAATGTTACGGTGGTCCAGTCTCCCGTCGCAGCAGCTGAGGGCACCCCCGTAGTAAATCTGAGCTGCAGCGCGGTCAGTGACGAGGTGAACTACACGTGGACCAGAGAGGGGGCGTCATTACCCGGCAGCGGCGGCAGCTACGGCACATTAGATAACGGGCGGACGCTGCAGATTAACGCTCCGAACCGGACGCACAACGGAAACTACTCCTGCAACGTGTCCAATCCTGTCCAGTGGAAAACCGCAACATGGACACTGAACATCTCAT ACTCGGACCGTCCACTTCCGCTGAGCGCGGGCGCCATCGCCGGCATCGTGATCGGCTCAGTGGCCGGAGCGTTACTGCTCATTGCCCTGATCGTCATTGTGATATTTTGTATACGGAAAAGAAGGAAAG GGAAAATAGAGAAGAATCCGGGTGATCTGCATAAAGACGCCTTACGCACG GTGTCAGGAGCAACGTTGTCACCCGATGACCCAGCGTACTTCACCATGAACAACATCATGTACCGCAACTCGTCCATCTCCATGGGCTCCTACATCATG